A single region of the Streptomyces virginiae genome encodes:
- a CDS encoding TOMM precursor leader peptide-binding protein, translated as MTRPATAPTPAPTPAPAAAAGPGPVPVLDAAAALAATTGRAAVVLTRWTLGLAEELSRHALHRPVTLVPVRYDGPLAVIGPVLRPGAAACLVCTEYQRLATAGGRVPWQSPQLTLAGVPSPALTPAVEALVHDLLDPDPDPDPDPDADADAGTAVVHLVHQGRGSWSTHHVRPVGGCDVCHPLPSDTRTPLHPLPRGPRPLPDPTVLRGPNPRTSGTALRTALHDERFGPVRLLRRSEDSAFSLTSAIVTDGRSLDDGGHGRARTFPDSERIALFEAVERYAGMRPTGRRTDLLASYAELGPARALDPARLGLPDPAHHGHPASPTVPYTPDLPLHWVQGWSLTHRRPTAVPEHVAYWDVPGADRPRVVYESSNGCGLGNSPEEAALYGLFEVAERDAFLMAWYAATPLRRIHPPADDTDTLMLADRAAAAGYRLLLLDATNDFAVPAVLAVCRYEGGHPDAPRMFLAAGAHHDPRTAIRSAVAEVVTNVLEAPHRSFAEGGPRDAGRLRPMLEHPELVLTLDDHVGLNTLPQAAPRLEFLLADTPATTVEAAWPGAPAPVPDLSGLLTRTVARLARAGLEVVTVDQSEPGLRERFGLHCVKVVVPGALPMTFGHVNRRTLGLPRLLEVPHRLGRTGRPVHHGELPLHPHPFP; from the coding sequence ATGACCCGTCCCGCCACGGCCCCCACCCCCGCCCCCACCCCCGCCCCTGCGGCCGCGGCCGGTCCGGGCCCCGTCCCCGTCCTGGATGCCGCCGCGGCACTGGCGGCCACCACCGGCCGGGCCGCCGTCGTACTGACCCGCTGGACCCTCGGTCTCGCCGAGGAACTGAGCCGCCACGCCCTGCACCGGCCCGTGACCCTGGTCCCGGTGCGCTACGACGGCCCGCTCGCGGTGATCGGACCGGTGCTCCGGCCGGGCGCCGCCGCCTGCCTCGTCTGCACCGAGTACCAGCGCCTGGCGACCGCGGGCGGCCGGGTTCCGTGGCAGAGCCCGCAGCTGACCCTGGCCGGTGTCCCCTCACCCGCCCTGACCCCGGCCGTGGAGGCCCTCGTCCACGACCTCCTCGACCCCGACCCCGACCCCGACCCCGACCCTGACGCGGACGCGGACGCGGGCACGGCCGTCGTCCACCTCGTCCACCAGGGCCGCGGCTCCTGGTCCACCCACCACGTCCGCCCGGTCGGCGGCTGCGACGTCTGCCACCCGCTGCCCTCCGACACACGGACACCGCTCCACCCCCTGCCCCGCGGACCCCGCCCGCTGCCCGACCCGACCGTCCTGCGCGGCCCCAACCCCCGCACGAGCGGCACCGCACTGCGCACCGCCCTGCACGACGAACGCTTCGGCCCCGTCCGGCTGCTGCGCCGCTCCGAGGACTCGGCGTTCAGCCTCACCAGCGCGATCGTCACCGACGGCAGATCCCTCGACGACGGCGGCCACGGCCGGGCCCGTACCTTCCCCGACAGCGAACGCATCGCCCTCTTCGAGGCCGTCGAACGGTACGCGGGCATGCGCCCCACCGGCCGCCGCACCGACCTGCTGGCCTCCTACGCCGAACTGGGCCCCGCCCGCGCCCTGGACCCCGCACGGCTCGGCCTGCCCGACCCCGCCCACCACGGCCACCCCGCCTCACCCACCGTCCCCTACACCCCGGACCTGCCGCTCCACTGGGTACAGGGCTGGTCCCTCACCCACCGCAGGCCCACCGCCGTCCCCGAACACGTCGCCTACTGGGACGTGCCGGGAGCGGACCGGCCACGCGTCGTGTACGAGTCCTCCAACGGCTGCGGCCTCGGCAACAGCCCCGAAGAGGCCGCCCTGTACGGGCTGTTCGAGGTCGCGGAACGCGACGCCTTCCTCATGGCCTGGTACGCCGCCACCCCGCTGCGCCGCATCCACCCGCCGGCCGACGACACCGACACCCTGATGCTCGCGGACCGGGCGGCCGCCGCCGGCTACCGGCTCCTGCTCCTGGACGCGACCAACGACTTCGCCGTCCCGGCCGTCCTGGCGGTCTGCCGCTACGAGGGCGGCCACCCCGACGCACCGCGGATGTTCCTCGCGGCCGGCGCCCACCACGATCCCCGCACCGCCATCCGCTCCGCCGTCGCCGAGGTCGTCACCAACGTGCTGGAGGCACCGCACCGCTCCTTCGCCGAAGGAGGGCCACGCGATGCCGGACGCCTGCGGCCCATGCTGGAGCACCCCGAACTCGTCCTCACCCTCGACGACCACGTCGGGCTGAACACCCTGCCCCAGGCCGCCCCACGCCTGGAGTTCCTCCTCGCCGACACCCCGGCCACGACGGTCGAGGCGGCCTGGCCCGGCGCCCCCGCCCCGGTGCCCGACCTCTCCGGCCTCCTGACACGGACCGTCGCCCGGCTGGCCCGGGCCGGACTGGAGGTCGTCACCGTCGACCAGAGCGAGCCGGGGCTGCGCGAACGGTTCGGCCTGCACTGCGTGAAGGTCGTCGTCCCCGGCGCGCTCCCCATGACCTTCGGACACGTCAACCGGCGCACCCTCGGCCTGCCCCGGCTGCTGGAAGTGCCCCACCGCCTGGGCCGCACCGGCCGGCCGGTCCACCACGGCGAACTGCCCCTGCACCCGCACCCCTTCCCCTGA
- a CDS encoding zinc-binding dehydrogenase → MTSSRTTPASTRPVPPILPQRMRAWIGTPDGPDLRIVALPEPAPDQALVSVAAFSVNRGELNLFRRRAEGWRPGQDLAGTVVRAAADGSGPAAGTRIAAMNDFGGWARYAAVPVDRLAVLPDAVAFTEAATLGVAGLTALRALRRGGPLLGRRVLVTGASGGVGSFAVQLAAAEGAEVTALTGTHRDLDLKALGAHHVVTSLADTDGDFDVILESVGGEVLVTALKRLSAFGHIVVLGTSSGRTASLSISSFVPHARQTLHPFWVFGSGEPVGEDLELLVRLIDLGRLRPVLGHQDAWERLPEVMTSLRERRIAGKATLLVHDGA, encoded by the coding sequence ATGACCTCTTCCCGCACGACTCCCGCCTCCACGCGCCCCGTTCCGCCGATCCTCCCGCAGCGGATGCGCGCCTGGATCGGCACCCCCGACGGCCCCGACCTGCGCATCGTGGCCCTGCCCGAACCGGCCCCGGACCAGGCGCTGGTGAGCGTCGCGGCCTTCTCCGTCAACCGCGGCGAACTGAACCTGTTCCGGCGCCGCGCCGAGGGCTGGCGGCCCGGGCAGGACCTGGCCGGGACCGTCGTACGGGCCGCGGCCGACGGCAGCGGACCCGCCGCCGGTACCCGGATCGCGGCGATGAACGACTTCGGCGGCTGGGCCCGGTACGCGGCCGTCCCCGTCGACCGCCTCGCCGTCCTGCCCGACGCGGTGGCCTTCACCGAGGCGGCCACCCTCGGCGTCGCCGGACTGACCGCCCTGCGCGCCCTGCGCCGCGGCGGGCCGCTGCTGGGCCGCCGCGTCCTGGTCACCGGCGCGAGCGGCGGCGTCGGCTCCTTCGCCGTGCAACTGGCCGCCGCCGAGGGCGCCGAGGTGACCGCGCTGACCGGCACCCACCGCGACCTCGACCTGAAGGCCCTGGGCGCGCACCACGTCGTCACCTCCCTCGCCGACACCGACGGCGACTTCGACGTGATCCTCGAATCCGTGGGCGGGGAGGTGCTGGTCACGGCGCTCAAGCGGCTGTCGGCCTTCGGCCACATCGTGGTCCTGGGCACCTCCTCCGGCCGCACGGCCAGCCTCAGCATCTCCTCCTTCGTGCCCCACGCACGCCAGACCCTGCACCCCTTCTGGGTGTTCGGGTCCGGCGAGCCCGTCGGCGAGGACCTGGAACTGCTCGTCCGCCTCATCGACCTCGGCCGGCTGCGACCGGTCCTGGGCCACCAGGACGCCTGGGAGCGGCTCCCCGAGGTGATGACCTCGCTGCGCGAACGCCGGATCGCCGGCAAGGCCACCCTGCTCGTCCACGACGGGGCGTGA
- a CDS encoding DUF6777 domain-containing protein gives MAVVSAVVLGFTVLGGNTAAGGEVFLQAAPEAGPDPFTPSTATQAESVANAMPMNTGANTKDGTSTKRTEATTDGTDGARTLEVDGGYPGLYGGTRNVASCDVEKQIRFLTRHPDKGRAFAVSLGVRQAGIPSYLRSLTPVRLGWDTRVTNHGYRDGAPTSYQAVLQAGTSVLVDAQGVPRVRCACGNPLDPPVAVRGRQTYSGAKWSSFRSTGLVAVKPAVKPVKTVTVFDQDGKEWYERPSGAARGEPDRAVPPPKGQTPGSAYPVLPAAHPGTGRPPPATTPNRPPGDAPGQEPAPPSGRKPGTDPDESPQKAPGQDSGTDPGKAPEKEPGQDPAKEPGQDPVKEPGQDREKEPGRKPDKAPGPDTGKQQDQAPDKPPAEAPAKDPDEAPAKDPGKAPDQAPDQAPAKESGKDPGKAPDQEPGKDPAEDPGKEPGEQPGRDPGQEPGEKSDQAPGKVPGQESGKDPGKDSGRKSGQEPAKVPGQEPGKAPDQEPDEDPEKAPGKEPGKGPVKDRGQESGKDPAKVPGQGSGKEDSGEKSGHTPAKVPGQESGKEPGQESGGKSGHTPGKVPGQGSGEDPAKDSGRKSGQDPAEAPGQDPGTDSGEKPGHTPGKVPGQESGNDPAKDRGQGSGKAPGTGAGEERGQAPDTAPGKAPDSGRDPGRAPGHDTGKGTGQNSGRPPGQAPDTAPGKAPDSGRQQGKAPDKGAGNVPGTAPGNEPVKNQGQDSGSGSGTRSGKSPGNGPGGSTGANPGGDPGRQRGGDHGGDPGEQPR, from the coding sequence GTGGCCGTGGTCTCGGCGGTGGTCCTCGGCTTCACCGTGCTGGGCGGGAACACCGCCGCGGGCGGCGAGGTCTTCCTCCAGGCCGCCCCGGAGGCCGGACCCGACCCGTTCACCCCCTCGACGGCCACACAGGCCGAGAGCGTCGCCAACGCCATGCCCATGAACACGGGCGCGAACACGAAGGACGGTACGAGCACCAAGCGCACCGAGGCCACCACGGACGGCACGGACGGTGCGCGCACGCTCGAGGTCGACGGCGGGTACCCAGGGCTGTACGGCGGCACGCGGAACGTCGCGAGCTGCGACGTCGAGAAGCAGATCCGCTTCCTCACCCGGCACCCGGACAAGGGCAGGGCGTTCGCCGTCTCGCTGGGCGTCCGGCAGGCCGGGATCCCCTCGTACCTGCGGTCGCTGACCCCCGTCCGACTGGGTTGGGACACCAGGGTCACCAACCACGGATACCGGGACGGCGCGCCCACCAGCTACCAGGCGGTCCTGCAGGCCGGTACCTCCGTGCTGGTCGACGCCCAGGGCGTGCCCCGGGTCCGCTGCGCCTGCGGCAACCCCTTGGACCCGCCCGTCGCGGTCAGGGGCCGGCAGACGTACAGCGGCGCGAAGTGGTCCTCGTTCCGCTCCACCGGCCTCGTCGCCGTCAAGCCCGCCGTGAAGCCGGTCAAGACCGTCACGGTCTTCGACCAGGACGGCAAGGAATGGTACGAGCGCCCGAGCGGAGCGGCGCGGGGCGAGCCCGACCGCGCGGTCCCGCCCCCGAAGGGCCAGACCCCCGGCTCCGCCTACCCGGTCCTGCCGGCGGCCCACCCGGGAACGGGCCGCCCACCCCCCGCCACGACCCCGAACCGGCCCCCGGGCGACGCCCCGGGGCAGGAGCCGGCCCCGCCCTCGGGCCGGAAGCCGGGCACGGACCCGGACGAGAGCCCGCAGAAGGCGCCGGGCCAGGACTCCGGCACGGACCCGGGCAAGGCCCCCGAGAAGGAACCGGGCCAGGACCCGGCGAAGGAACCGGGCCAGGACCCGGTGAAGGAGCCGGGCCAGGACCGGGAGAAGGAGCCGGGCCGCAAGCCTGACAAGGCGCCCGGACCGGACACGGGCAAGCAGCAGGACCAGGCCCCGGACAAGCCCCCCGCGGAGGCCCCGGCCAAGGACCCTGACGAGGCTCCCGCCAAGGACCCGGGGAAAGCACCCGACCAGGCTCCTGACCAGGCCCCCGCCAAGGAGTCGGGCAAGGACCCGGGGAAGGCCCCCGACCAGGAGCCGGGCAAGGACCCGGCCGAAGACCCCGGCAAGGAGCCGGGCGAACAGCCGGGCAGGGACCCCGGCCAGGAGCCAGGTGAGAAGTCCGATCAGGCTCCAGGGAAGGTGCCCGGCCAGGAGTCGGGCAAGGACCCGGGCAAGGACTCGGGTCGGAAGTCGGGCCAGGAACCGGCGAAGGTGCCTGGTCAGGAACCGGGGAAGGCTCCCGACCAGGAGCCGGACGAGGACCCGGAAAAGGCGCCCGGCAAGGAGCCGGGCAAGGGTCCGGTGAAGGACCGGGGCCAGGAGTCGGGCAAGGACCCGGCGAAGGTGCCCGGTCAGGGGTCGGGCAAGGAGGACTCGGGTGAGAAGTCGGGCCACACTCCGGCGAAGGTGCCTGGCCAGGAGTCGGGGAAGGAGCCTGGCCAGGAGTCGGGTGGGAAGTCGGGCCACACTCCGGGAAAGGTGCCCGGTCAGGGGTCGGGCGAGGATCCGGCGAAGGACTCGGGTCGGAAGTCGGGCCAGGACCCGGCGGAGGCGCCTGGTCAGGACCCGGGGACGGACTCGGGGGAGAAGCCGGGTCACACCCCGGGGAAGGTGCCCGGTCAGGAGTCGGGCAACGATCCGGCGAAGGACCGCGGTCAGGGGTCGGGCAAGGCGCCCGGAACGGGCGCGGGCGAGGAGCGTGGCCAGGCCCCGGACACGGCTCCCGGGAAGGCGCCGGACTCCGGCCGTGACCCCGGGAGGGCCCCCGGCCACGACACGGGCAAGGGGACCGGCCAGAACTCCGGGCGCCCGCCGGGCCAGGCTCCGGACACGGCCCCCGGGAAGGCGCCGGACTCCGGCCGGCAGCAGGGCAAGGCCCCGGACAAGGGAGCCGGCAACGTTCCCGGAACGGCCCCCGGGAACGAGCCGGTCAAGAATCAGGGCCAGGACTCCGGCTCCGGCTCGGGCACCCGCTCGGGGAAGTCACCGGGGAACGGGCCGGGCGGGAGCACGGGTGCGAACCCCGGCGGCGACCCGGGGCGGCAGCGAGGCGGGGATCATGGCGGCGACCCGGGGGAGCAGCCCCGATGA
- a CDS encoding thiopeptide-type bacteriocin biosynthesis protein — protein MTTTDNHTGTGTTAAAGIWQSHHLFLHSTTEDTDRFLTRDAAPLLDRLVTTGQATDWFFIRYGQDGPHLRIRVRTPATAPATAADPTPLQDLPDLPDLPDLLARLARQVPAVPGPWPSRHAEIHAVPYVPETRRYGGPRALPVAEALFAASTRTALDVLRALPATTTAASRLTAAADLAHTTAYALGMDPLAAARRLRAHAAGWRWVTEVPLLPAAAVHTRVNTVHAAQRTTLAARAADLRERLNAGTAAPWLAYWAEQVREADAALDGPDERTRAEIWGSQLHMLFNRLGVSPDEERAVCRLAARTLLETDGPAGFFPPGPAAPDLQYLERSKFQIGRGEDSALRPLPAPAPAPAPAPDPAGPTEIPLPADPLPAVPLAEVLAARSSLRGALTGPLDTGTLGALLWHSLAESGRSEQHLADGTTRTLAHRPYPSAGALHTARVRLLVLDVAGLPAGTYDCVPERRTLRRIGPAAPLADITALSTYLSRPSTDPDWIGIAQAPVLLALYVDLGLLRRRYGLRALRLALLETGHLAQTLLLTASALGLGGTTLGGFHDDLAHELLGLHDPDQPLQYLLPLGRSPHRHGS, from the coding sequence GTGACGACGACCGACAACCACACCGGCACCGGCACGACCGCCGCCGCCGGCATCTGGCAGAGCCACCACCTCTTCCTGCACTCCACCACCGAGGACACCGACCGCTTCCTGACCCGGGACGCGGCCCCCCTCCTCGACCGGCTCGTGACCACCGGCCAAGCCACCGACTGGTTCTTCATCCGCTACGGGCAGGACGGCCCCCACCTCCGCATCCGCGTCCGCACCCCCGCAACCGCGCCCGCGACCGCCGCGGACCCCACCCCGCTCCAGGACCTGCCGGACCTGCCGGACCTGCCGGACCTGCTGGCCCGGCTCGCCCGCCAGGTGCCCGCCGTCCCCGGCCCCTGGCCCTCCCGGCACGCCGAGATCCACGCCGTGCCCTACGTACCCGAGACCCGGCGCTACGGCGGACCGCGGGCCCTGCCCGTCGCCGAGGCCCTCTTCGCCGCCTCCACCCGCACCGCCCTCGACGTACTGCGGGCCCTGCCCGCCACCACCACGGCCGCATCCCGCCTCACCGCCGCCGCGGACCTCGCGCACACCACGGCGTACGCGCTCGGCATGGACCCGCTCGCCGCCGCACGCCGGCTCCGCGCGCACGCGGCCGGCTGGCGCTGGGTCACCGAGGTGCCGCTGCTGCCCGCCGCCGCCGTCCACACCCGGGTCAACACCGTCCACGCCGCGCAGCGCACGACCCTCGCGGCGCGCGCCGCGGACCTGCGCGAGCGCCTGAACGCCGGCACCGCGGCGCCCTGGCTCGCCTACTGGGCCGAACAGGTCCGGGAGGCCGACGCGGCGCTCGACGGCCCCGACGAACGGACCCGGGCCGAGATCTGGGGCTCCCAACTGCACATGCTGTTCAACCGGCTGGGAGTGAGCCCCGACGAGGAACGGGCCGTGTGCCGGCTGGCCGCGCGCACCCTGCTGGAGACGGACGGACCGGCGGGCTTCTTCCCGCCCGGCCCCGCCGCCCCCGACCTGCAGTACCTGGAGCGCAGCAAGTTCCAGATCGGCCGCGGCGAGGACTCGGCACTGCGCCCCCTGCCCGCCCCGGCCCCGGCACCCGCCCCGGCACCCGACCCGGCCGGGCCCACCGAGATCCCGCTCCCCGCCGACCCGTTGCCCGCCGTCCCCCTGGCCGAAGTACTCGCCGCACGCTCCTCGCTGCGCGGCGCCCTCACCGGCCCCCTCGACACCGGCACGCTCGGCGCCCTGCTGTGGCACTCCCTCGCCGAGAGCGGCCGCAGCGAACAACACCTCGCCGACGGCACGACCCGTACCCTGGCCCACCGCCCCTACCCCAGCGCGGGCGCCCTCCACACGGCACGCGTCCGCCTCCTCGTCCTCGACGTGGCCGGGCTCCCCGCCGGCACCTACGACTGCGTCCCCGAACGCCGGACCCTGCGCCGCATCGGCCCGGCGGCCCCGCTCGCGGACATCACCGCCCTGTCGACCTACCTCTCGCGCCCCTCCACCGACCCGGACTGGATCGGCATCGCACAGGCACCGGTACTCCTGGCCCTCTACGTCGACCTCGGCCTGCTGCGCCGCCGCTACGGACTGCGCGCACTGCGCCTGGCCCTGCTGGAGACCGGCCACCTGGCCCAGACCCTGCTGCTCACGGCGTCGGCCCTGGGCCTGGGCGGGACCACCCTGGGCGGCTTCCACGACGACCTGGCCCACGAACTGCTCGGACTCCACGACCCGGACCAGCCGCTCCAGTACCTCCTTCCCCTCGGCCGCAGCCCGCACCGCCACGGCAGCTGA
- a CDS encoding LysR family transcriptional regulator produces MPEARLLRYFLAVAEEGSFTRAAARLHIAQPALSTQIRRLESRLGVLLLHRTTRVVRLTEAGQAVYQRGAGALAALEDVWEAARRAGRGELGRLRLVYSTSTGYGTVPSLVEALRVRLPDVQVAAEVLRTPDIAHAVLDGRADAGIARSPEVVAGVRLLLVRTEPRGVLLAAAHPLAARRELTLAEVAAFPLVLHERQANPGHYDEVLAVFRGAGLVPRLTERPMAFDPTQSVLRDARTVGLVAASSGDQLPGWLRWVPLADGTRPLATHLVLPETSPSPIVTHFTNAALDAAREAGWLDDASATP; encoded by the coding sequence ATGCCCGAGGCGAGACTGTTGCGGTACTTCCTGGCCGTGGCCGAGGAGGGCAGTTTCACCCGGGCGGCGGCCCGACTGCACATCGCGCAACCGGCGTTGAGCACACAGATCCGCCGGCTGGAGAGCCGGCTGGGGGTGCTGCTGCTGCACCGCACCACCCGTGTCGTGCGCCTCACGGAGGCCGGCCAGGCCGTGTACCAGCGCGGTGCGGGTGCGCTCGCCGCGCTGGAGGACGTGTGGGAGGCGGCCCGGCGGGCGGGGCGCGGCGAGCTGGGCCGGTTGCGCCTGGTGTACAGCACCAGCACGGGGTACGGGACCGTGCCGAGCCTGGTGGAGGCGTTGCGGGTGCGGCTGCCGGACGTCCAGGTCGCCGCCGAGGTGCTGCGGACCCCCGACATCGCGCACGCGGTGCTCGACGGGCGGGCGGACGCCGGGATCGCGCGTTCGCCGGAGGTGGTGGCGGGCGTCCGGCTGCTGCTGGTGCGGACCGAACCGCGCGGGGTGCTCCTGGCGGCCGCCCATCCGCTGGCCGCACGGCGCGAGCTCACCTTGGCCGAGGTCGCGGCGTTCCCGCTGGTGCTCCACGAACGGCAGGCCAACCCCGGCCACTACGACGAGGTGCTGGCGGTCTTCCGCGGGGCCGGCCTGGTGCCACGGCTGACGGAGCGCCCGATGGCCTTCGACCCCACGCAGAGCGTGCTGCGGGACGCCCGCACGGTGGGTCTGGTCGCCGCGTCGTCCGGCGACCAACTGCCGGGCTGGCTGCGCTGGGTCCCGCTCGCCGACGGGACCCGACCGCTCGCCACCCACCTGGTGCTCCCGGAGACCTCGCCGTCACCGATCGTCACGCACTTCACGAATGCCGCGCTGGACGCGGCCCGGGAGGCGGGATGGCTGGACGACGCATCGGCGACGCCATGA